In a genomic window of Akkermansia massiliensis:
- a CDS encoding adenylyltransferase/cytidyltransferase family protein translates to MKKVFVSGCYDIVHAGHIQFFEEARALGDYLIVSFASEPVLWHHKQRKPSIPDEHKKVLLESLRMVDKVILGTGMKKGLDFEEEFLQERPDVLAVTEDDLYSGIKKELCSRVGASYVVLPKTPPKFAPVSTTMLVNRIKAPSTVPLRVDFAGGWLDVPRYARKGSYVVNCAITPMVSLCEWPYEKRSGLGGSGAWAMLEGRDPVASELALGVGWQDPAVIAETGLCVWRSGSSPVLDVKGTGDFLEGRMAILYTGEEHDTPRMADEQRDYVRISQSSLIARTGVLERNINTLAAGVALYYSVQLDEGMQPLPDIPNALAKKYLGGGYGGYALYLFPCRDDRDQAVKDNPAMKRVEPYCRQLFK, encoded by the coding sequence ATGAAAAAAGTTTTCGTTTCAGGCTGCTATGACATCGTTCACGCCGGTCACATCCAGTTTTTTGAAGAAGCCCGGGCCCTGGGCGACTATCTGATCGTCTCCTTTGCCTCGGAACCCGTGCTGTGGCACCACAAGCAGCGCAAACCGTCCATTCCGGACGAACACAAGAAAGTGCTGCTGGAAAGCCTGCGCATGGTGGACAAGGTCATTCTGGGCACCGGCATGAAGAAGGGCCTGGACTTTGAAGAGGAATTTCTTCAGGAAAGGCCCGACGTCCTGGCCGTGACGGAGGACGACCTTTACAGCGGCATCAAGAAGGAGCTGTGCTCCCGTGTGGGCGCGAGTTATGTGGTGCTTCCCAAGACGCCTCCCAAATTCGCCCCCGTTTCCACCACCATGCTGGTGAACCGGATCAAGGCCCCGTCCACCGTGCCGCTCCGCGTGGACTTTGCCGGAGGATGGCTGGACGTTCCCCGCTACGCCAGAAAAGGCTCCTATGTGGTCAACTGCGCCATCACCCCCATGGTGTCCCTCTGCGAATGGCCGTATGAAAAGCGGTCCGGACTGGGCGGCAGCGGCGCGTGGGCCATGCTGGAAGGACGCGACCCGGTCGCTTCCGAACTCGCTCTGGGCGTCGGCTGGCAGGACCCCGCCGTCATTGCGGAAACGGGGCTGTGCGTCTGGCGTTCCGGCAGTTCCCCCGTGCTGGACGTCAAGGGCACGGGCGACTTCCTGGAAGGAAGAATGGCCATTCTGTACACGGGGGAGGAACACGACACTCCCAGAATGGCGGACGAACAGCGCGATTACGTGCGCATCTCCCAATCCTCCCTCATTGCCCGCACCGGAGTGCTGGAACGCAACATCAACACCCTGGCCGCAGGCGTGGCCCTGTACTACAGCGTTCAGCTTGACGAAGGAATGCAGCCCCTGCCGGACATCCCGAACGCCCTTGCCAAAAAATACCTGGGCGGCGGCTACGGAGGGTACGCCCTGTATCTCTTCCCCTGCCGGGATGACCGCGACCAGGCCGTCAAGGACAATCCGGCCATGAAGCGCGTGGAACCGTACTGCCGCCAACTGTTCAAGTAA
- a CDS encoding pentapeptide repeat-containing protein: MTENETFEKVDFHEMELDDEYYDCVFVACDFSKLVIRNTDFEKCEFRACNFTLASFKGALRDVAFADCKMTGADFTDIDRFSDGLVFENSHLDYASFVEARLRKTVFRGCKMYEGYFNDADMAESVFDRCDLERVSFVGTNLEKADFSTSFNFSINPAMCKLKKAVFSRHGLEGLLAHLDIDIRG, translated from the coding sequence ATGACTGAAAACGAGACCTTTGAGAAAGTGGATTTCCATGAAATGGAGCTGGATGATGAATACTATGATTGCGTATTCGTCGCGTGTGATTTTTCAAAGCTGGTCATCCGGAATACCGATTTTGAGAAGTGCGAGTTCAGGGCGTGCAATTTCACGCTGGCCAGCTTCAAGGGAGCCCTCCGGGATGTTGCCTTTGCCGACTGCAAGATGACTGGCGCAGACTTTACGGACATCGACAGGTTTTCGGACGGCCTGGTCTTTGAAAACTCGCATCTTGATTATGCCAGCTTTGTAGAAGCCAGGTTGCGGAAAACCGTTTTTCGCGGCTGCAAGATGTATGAGGGGTACTTCAATGACGCCGACATGGCGGAATCCGTTTTTGACCGCTGTGACCTGGAACGGGTTTCTTTCGTCGGAACCAATTTGGAGAAAGCCGATTTTTCAACCTCTTTCAACTTTTCGATCAATCCCGCCATGTGCAAGCTGAAAAAGGCGGTCTTTTCCCGGCATGGGCTGGAAGGGCTGCTCGCCCATCTGGACATTGACATCAGGGGATAG
- the murJ gene encoding murein biosynthesis integral membrane protein MurJ, with amino-acid sequence MSLMRNSLVASGAIFACRLTGMAREIVYTSLFGATGVLDAFYTAFRIPNLLRDLFAEGALSQSYTSVASKTREAEGDAAAWELTNKVATQLSTLMVAIVTLGILFAGPVMEALYSGDHSLTDQLFATDLSRIMWPFIGFASLSALVMGALNMVGIFGLPMLASAAFNVTSILFGLLIGYFIDPTFGPRALYGFACGVTIGGAAQIAVQLPKLRKTGFRWKPNFHWDDPRVRKIWGLMLPSVLASGVTQFTIFINTGFALDLQKGSVTALTTAFRLWQLPVGLFGVATGMVVLPAVSRMMVGDGRKEVAAHIAKGLRLVAFFAVPAFLILFILGTEFVSSVYQWGRFNQEAVRYTGEVLGAYSLGLLGYAGTKVVQPVFLALEKRWVPLIAAAVALAISIGLNYYFVYGLHKNAAWLALTTSVVTTFNFLFYFLYLRRQLGGVDGRTLFSGLGRILAAGVLLGAVCWAGKTWFLQGFLDWSFPARLLGISLVCGCAGIVYLAAAFLFKTPELDAVRAKFMKR; translated from the coding sequence ATGTCCCTGATGCGGAACAGCCTGGTAGCCTCCGGCGCCATCTTTGCCTGCCGCCTGACAGGCATGGCCAGGGAAATCGTGTACACTTCCCTGTTCGGCGCTACGGGGGTGCTGGATGCCTTTTATACGGCCTTCCGAATCCCCAACCTGTTGAGGGACCTGTTTGCGGAAGGGGCTCTCTCCCAGTCCTACACCAGCGTAGCCTCCAAAACACGGGAGGCGGAAGGCGACGCGGCCGCCTGGGAGCTGACCAACAAGGTAGCCACCCAGCTTTCCACGCTGATGGTCGCCATCGTGACGCTGGGCATCCTGTTTGCCGGCCCCGTCATGGAGGCCCTTTACAGCGGGGACCATTCCCTGACGGACCAGTTGTTCGCCACGGACCTGAGCCGCATCATGTGGCCATTCATCGGCTTCGCCTCCCTGTCCGCCCTCGTCATGGGGGCCCTGAACATGGTGGGGATCTTCGGGCTGCCCATGCTGGCCTCCGCCGCCTTCAACGTCACCTCCATCCTGTTCGGCCTGCTGATCGGATACTTCATTGACCCCACTTTCGGCCCCAGGGCTTTGTACGGCTTTGCCTGCGGCGTCACGATCGGAGGGGCGGCCCAGATTGCCGTGCAGCTCCCCAAGCTGCGCAAAACCGGCTTCCGGTGGAAGCCCAACTTCCATTGGGACGATCCCCGCGTGCGCAAAATCTGGGGGCTGATGCTTCCCTCCGTGCTGGCTTCCGGCGTCACGCAGTTCACCATCTTCATCAATACGGGTTTCGCCCTGGACCTCCAGAAAGGCTCCGTCACCGCCCTGACCACGGCGTTCCGCCTCTGGCAGCTTCCCGTGGGTCTCTTCGGCGTGGCGACGGGCATGGTGGTCCTCCCCGCGGTTTCCCGCATGATGGTGGGAGACGGCAGGAAGGAAGTGGCTGCCCACATCGCCAAAGGGCTGCGGCTGGTGGCGTTTTTTGCGGTGCCCGCGTTCCTGATCCTTTTCATCCTGGGAACGGAATTCGTCTCCTCCGTGTACCAGTGGGGCCGCTTCAACCAGGAGGCGGTGCGCTATACCGGGGAGGTGCTGGGCGCCTACTCCCTGGGCCTGCTGGGCTACGCCGGGACCAAGGTGGTGCAGCCCGTCTTCCTGGCCCTGGAAAAACGCTGGGTTCCCCTGATCGCCGCCGCCGTGGCGCTGGCCATCAGCATTGGCCTCAACTACTACTTTGTCTACGGCCTGCATAAAAATGCGGCGTGGCTGGCGCTGACCACCTCCGTGGTCACCACCTTCAACTTCCTCTTCTACTTCCTTTACCTGCGCCGCCAGCTGGGCGGCGTGGACGGACGGACGCTGTTCTCTGGCCTGGGCCGCATTCTGGCGGCGGGAGTCCTGCTGGGAGCCGTGTGCTGGGCGGGTAAAACGTGGTTCCTCCAGGGCTTTCTGGACTGGTCCTTCCCGGCCAGGCTCCTGGGCATCTCCCTGGTCTGCGGCTGCGCCGGGATCGTTTACCTGGCGGCGGCCTTCCTGTTCAAGACGCCGGAACTGGACGCGGTACGGGCCAAATTCATGAAACGCTGA
- a CDS encoding polyprenyl synthetase family protein — protein MSIPFFSKLRSQKHYLQLVKPELKQVSEFVEAQASCFDPEVTDYMETVCQSKGKMLRPALVLLVAGATGGIKEAHIRLGALLEMVHLASLVHDDVIDEADKRRDEATANALWGNSLAVLLGDVLFSHAMVLGTEFGSTEFCRRLANTVRDVCQGEVAQSSRLYDLSMTREEYFEIIRKKTASLFSAATGGAAWISGVAPEVEESLYQLGDLLGVAYQIYDDCLDMVGDEDDAGKTLHTDATKGKLTLPIFNLLECGDRNVEATLRDAIENREVVDYSAFQDNPVFAEALDKSIQVALEKNEAAREILWLLPQTEYREALAEMTFYMDELLNDCRIS, from the coding sequence ATGTCCATCCCGTTCTTTTCGAAATTACGATCCCAGAAGCACTATCTTCAACTGGTCAAGCCGGAATTGAAGCAAGTTTCTGAGTTTGTGGAAGCCCAGGCATCCTGTTTTGACCCGGAAGTCACCGACTACATGGAAACAGTGTGCCAGTCCAAGGGGAAAATGCTCCGGCCGGCCCTGGTTCTGCTGGTAGCCGGCGCCACGGGCGGCATCAAGGAAGCCCACATCCGGCTGGGAGCCCTGCTGGAAATGGTGCATCTGGCCTCCCTCGTGCATGATGACGTGATTGACGAGGCCGACAAGCGCCGTGACGAGGCCACCGCGAACGCCCTGTGGGGCAACAGCCTGGCCGTACTGCTGGGGGATGTTCTCTTTTCCCATGCCATGGTGCTTGGTACCGAGTTCGGCAGCACGGAATTCTGCCGCAGGCTGGCGAACACCGTCAGGGACGTATGCCAGGGGGAAGTGGCCCAGTCCAGCCGCCTGTATGACCTGAGCATGACCCGCGAGGAATACTTTGAAATCATCCGGAAAAAAACCGCCTCCCTGTTCTCCGCCGCTACGGGCGGCGCGGCGTGGATCTCCGGAGTGGCCCCGGAAGTGGAGGAATCCCTTTACCAGCTGGGAGACCTGCTGGGGGTGGCCTACCAGATTTACGACGACTGCCTGGACATGGTGGGCGATGAAGACGATGCCGGCAAAACGCTCCACACGGACGCCACCAAGGGCAAGCTGACCCTCCCCATCTTCAACCTGCTGGAATGCGGGGACAGGAACGTGGAAGCCACGCTCAGAGACGCCATTGAAAACCGTGAAGTGGTGGATTACTCCGCCTTTCAGGATAACCCCGTTTTTGCGGAGGCCCTGGACAAGTCGATCCAGGTGGCTCTGGAGAAAAACGAGGCTGCCCGTGAAATCCTGTGGCTCCTTCCCCAGACGGAATACCGTGAGGCCCTGGCGGAAATGACCTTCTACATGGACGAGTTGCTCAACGACTGCCGTATCTCCTGA
- the larB gene encoding nickel pincer cofactor biosynthesis protein LarB translates to MNDITAILHQLEEGRLSTEEAAEKIRAATAPASSHTDIDYGRLERTGCPEVIYGAGKTPDQIEEIARGLLAAGQNVLATRLNVEALDYLNRAFPEADMHPEARLMRIMANPVPQTEGFVGIVSAGTSDQSVAEEAALTAEFLGSRVLRYRDCGVAGLHRLVSHLDSIRRATVLVAVAGMEGALPSVLAGLVKAPVIAVPTSVGYGANFRGVTTLLAMMNSCANGVSVVNIDNGFGAGFNAHLVNSLASRPR, encoded by the coding sequence ATGAATGACATTACCGCCATCCTGCATCAGCTTGAGGAAGGCCGCCTTTCCACGGAGGAAGCGGCGGAAAAAATCCGGGCCGCCACTGCGCCCGCATCTTCCCATACGGATATTGATTACGGCCGCCTGGAGCGCACCGGATGCCCGGAAGTGATTTACGGCGCAGGAAAAACCCCGGACCAGATTGAAGAGATAGCCCGCGGCCTGCTTGCCGCCGGACAGAACGTGCTGGCCACGCGCCTGAACGTGGAGGCGCTGGACTACCTGAACCGCGCCTTTCCGGAGGCGGACATGCACCCGGAAGCGCGCCTCATGCGCATCATGGCGAACCCCGTTCCGCAGACGGAGGGCTTCGTCGGCATCGTCAGCGCGGGCACCTCGGACCAGTCCGTAGCGGAGGAAGCCGCCCTGACGGCGGAATTCCTGGGCAGCCGGGTGCTCCGGTACCGGGATTGCGGCGTGGCGGGCCTGCACCGCCTGGTTTCCCATCTGGATTCCATCCGCCGGGCCACCGTGCTGGTGGCTGTGGCAGGCATGGAAGGAGCGCTTCCCAGCGTGCTGGCCGGGCTGGTAAAAGCCCCCGTGATCGCCGTACCCACCAGCGTGGGCTACGGAGCCAATTTCCGCGGAGTAACCACGCTGCTCGCCATGATGAACTCCTGCGCCAACGGCGTGTCCGTCGTCAATATAGACAACGGTTTCGGGGCCGGATTCAACGCTCATCTGGTCAACAGCCTGGCGTCCCGGCCCCGCTGA
- a CDS encoding glycoside hydrolase family 10 protein, translated as MTRFPFFHALSCSLLALASQALGWQPSGESVPAAPQEFRAAWISTVHNIDWPSRSGLSGAAQRAELLTILNTCAQLKLNAVFLQVRPNADALYQSSLEPWSQWLSGPGVNPGYDPLAFAIQEAHRRGIELHAWFNPFRAKANVKHAVGRNHISLTRPDLMKRNGSVLLMNPSASASRDHAMRVILDVVRRYDIDGVHLDDYFYPYPTPGRTWSPASFSDGKSPSQRRACIDDFVHDMYKSVKSSKPWVRVGISPFGIWRPGVPGGIEAGVDAYEHLACDARKWLSRGWVDYLAPQLYWRCSPAKQSFPVLMQWWAAQNTSRPVWPGIATARIMSSEDPGRPASEIAAQVNYSRSLARSAPGQCFWSVKSIMRNAGGIQKYLNRLYPSMAVPPAMPWCGTGTPGQPQNFYVADNGSTVTLSWQPSGNPSRKWAVQARYGSQWATRILLPGSQTRVTLPKSFLGDAGSVAVRGVSAYGAQGPAAAARR; from the coding sequence ATGACCAGATTTCCCTTTTTCCATGCCCTTTCCTGCTCCCTGCTGGCCCTGGCCTCCCAGGCGCTGGGGTGGCAGCCCTCCGGAGAATCCGTCCCCGCCGCCCCGCAGGAATTCCGCGCGGCGTGGATTTCCACCGTCCATAACATTGACTGGCCCTCCCGTTCCGGCCTTTCCGGCGCTGCCCAGCGTGCGGAGCTGCTGACGATCCTGAATACCTGCGCTCAGTTGAAGCTGAATGCCGTCTTTCTCCAGGTGCGCCCGAACGCGGACGCCCTGTACCAGTCCTCCCTGGAGCCGTGGAGCCAGTGGCTCTCCGGGCCCGGCGTCAATCCGGGGTATGACCCCCTGGCCTTCGCCATTCAGGAGGCCCACCGCCGCGGCATTGAACTGCACGCCTGGTTCAACCCCTTCCGGGCAAAGGCCAATGTGAAGCACGCCGTGGGGCGCAACCACATTTCCCTCACCCGTCCGGACCTGATGAAACGCAACGGCTCCGTTCTGCTGATGAACCCCAGCGCCTCCGCCTCCCGTGACCACGCGATGAGGGTTATCCTGGACGTCGTGCGCCGCTACGATATTGACGGCGTGCACCTGGACGACTATTTCTACCCCTACCCCACGCCCGGCCGCACCTGGTCCCCCGCCAGCTTCAGCGACGGAAAGTCTCCCTCCCAGCGCCGGGCCTGCATTGACGACTTCGTGCATGACATGTACAAGTCCGTCAAATCCTCCAAACCCTGGGTACGCGTGGGCATCAGCCCGTTCGGCATCTGGCGTCCGGGCGTTCCCGGCGGCATTGAAGCGGGAGTGGACGCTTACGAGCACCTGGCCTGCGACGCCCGCAAGTGGCTTTCCCGCGGATGGGTGGATTACCTGGCCCCGCAGCTTTACTGGCGCTGCAGCCCGGCCAAGCAGAGCTTTCCGGTCCTGATGCAGTGGTGGGCCGCCCAGAACACGAGCCGCCCGGTGTGGCCCGGCATCGCCACCGCGCGCATCATGAGCAGCGAAGACCCGGGGCGCCCCGCCTCTGAAATAGCCGCGCAGGTCAACTATTCCCGCTCCCTGGCCAGAAGCGCCCCCGGGCAGTGCTTCTGGAGCGTCAAATCCATCATGCGGAATGCCGGAGGCATCCAGAAATACCTGAACAGGCTGTATCCCTCCATGGCCGTCCCTCCCGCCATGCCCTGGTGCGGAACCGGAACGCCAGGCCAGCCGCAGAATTTTTACGTGGCGGACAACGGTTCCACCGTAACCCTTTCCTGGCAGCCGTCCGGCAATCCCTCCCGGAAATGGGCCGTCCAGGCGCGCTACGGCAGCCAGTGGGCCACGCGCATCCTTCTGCCGGGCAGCCAGACCCGCGTGACGCTGCCCAAATCCTTCCTGGGGGATGCCGGGTCCGTCGCCGTCAGGGGCGTCAGCGCCTACGGAGCCCAGGGCCCCGCCGCGGCGGCCAGAAGGTAG
- a CDS encoding pyridoxal phosphate-dependent aminotransferase: MDMISPSIAALTPSLTLKVTNRAKAMKAAGEEVYGLAGGEPEMDTPDNIKQAAITALNNGATKYTPSAGLPALRQAIADKLKRENNLEYDPSQITVGAGAKHACFNAIMATVSEGDEVIIPSPYWVSYPEMVRMCGGIPVIVETTPENGWKLTAEQFEEAMTPRTKMVILTTPNNPTGAVYSEEELRALGEVALSEDILILADEIYEHLVYGDTRHVSIASLSPELYDLTITINGFSKGYAMTGWRMGYSAAPAPIAKAIQMIQDHTTSNVCTFAQYGGIEALTGDQSFISDMRDEYDMRRQYVLSRLNAIPNVSVVEPQGAFYFFVDTSKLGLTSLNLCDKLLERYKVAAVPGIAFGNDKAIRISYCTTLDILKEALDRFEEFCKAH, encoded by the coding sequence ATGGACATGATTTCCCCCAGCATTGCTGCATTGACCCCTTCCCTGACCCTCAAGGTGACCAACCGGGCCAAGGCTATGAAGGCCGCCGGTGAAGAAGTTTACGGTTTGGCAGGCGGTGAGCCGGAAATGGACACTCCTGACAACATCAAGCAGGCAGCCATCACGGCCCTGAATAACGGAGCTACCAAGTACACCCCTTCCGCCGGTCTGCCCGCACTCCGCCAGGCCATTGCCGACAAGCTCAAGAGGGAAAACAATCTGGAATATGATCCCAGCCAGATCACCGTGGGCGCCGGCGCCAAGCACGCCTGCTTCAACGCCATCATGGCGACCGTCTCCGAGGGAGACGAAGTCATCATCCCCTCCCCGTACTGGGTCAGCTATCCGGAAATGGTCCGCATGTGCGGCGGCATTCCCGTCATCGTGGAAACCACGCCGGAAAACGGCTGGAAGCTCACTGCGGAACAGTTTGAGGAAGCCATGACCCCCCGCACCAAGATGGTCATCCTCACCACGCCGAACAACCCGACCGGAGCCGTTTATTCAGAAGAAGAACTGCGCGCCCTGGGAGAAGTGGCCCTGAGCGAAGACATCCTCATCCTGGCTGACGAAATCTACGAACACCTCGTGTACGGAGACACCAGGCACGTCAGCATCGCCTCCCTGAGCCCGGAACTGTACGACCTGACCATCACCATCAACGGCTTCTCCAAGGGCTACGCCATGACCGGCTGGCGCATGGGCTACTCCGCCGCTCCGGCCCCCATTGCCAAGGCCATCCAGATGATTCAGGACCACACCACCTCCAACGTCTGCACCTTCGCGCAGTACGGCGGCATTGAGGCCCTCACGGGAGACCAGAGCTTCATCAGCGACATGCGTGACGAATACGACATGCGCCGCCAGTACGTCCTCTCCCGCCTCAACGCCATCCCGAACGTCAGCGTCGTGGAACCGCAGGGAGCCTTCTACTTCTTTGTGGACACCAGCAAGCTGGGGCTCACCTCCCTGAACCTGTGCGACAAGCTTCTGGAACGCTACAAGGTGGCAGCCGTCCCCG
- the larE gene encoding ATP-dependent sacrificial sulfur transferase LarE yields MTPPPQTPFERLRAVLLPRERIAVALSGGLDSSVLLAAAAKVLGPEHCLALTAQTPYVMEEEVRDSAELCRRLGIRQETLAFPILPSLADNPPLRCYLCKHALFSALAARAAEAGFPLLADGSNTDDLGDYRPGRKALQELGILSPFLEAAMDKADIRSVARGLGLPESVSGKPAYACLLTRLEHNRPVTESLLRRVDAAEAFLRSLGLKGCRVRVHGDDLARIELPEEERGLFRSGELAAPVAHRLRELGFRYITLDLEGYSRGSMNEPS; encoded by the coding sequence ATGACTCCTCCTCCACAGACTCCGTTTGAACGGCTGCGCGCCGTCCTGCTCCCCAGGGAGCGCATCGCCGTCGCCCTGTCCGGCGGGCTGGACAGCAGCGTGCTGCTGGCTGCTGCCGCCAAGGTTCTGGGGCCGGAACACTGCCTGGCCCTGACCGCGCAAACTCCCTATGTAATGGAGGAGGAAGTGCGGGACAGCGCGGAGCTGTGCCGCCGCCTGGGCATTCGCCAGGAGACACTGGCGTTCCCCATCCTGCCTTCCCTTGCGGATAATCCGCCACTGCGCTGCTACCTGTGCAAGCATGCCCTGTTTTCCGCCCTGGCTGCCAGAGCCGCGGAAGCGGGCTTTCCCCTGCTGGCAGACGGCTCCAACACGGATGACCTGGGCGACTACCGCCCCGGGCGCAAAGCCTTGCAGGAACTCGGCATTCTGAGCCCCTTTCTGGAAGCCGCCATGGACAAGGCGGACATCCGCAGCGTGGCCCGCGGACTTGGCCTGCCGGAGTCCGTCAGCGGCAAGCCGGCCTATGCCTGCCTGCTGACCCGGCTGGAGCACAACCGCCCCGTGACGGAATCCCTGCTGCGGCGCGTGGATGCGGCGGAGGCCTTCCTGCGCTCCCTGGGGCTGAAAGGCTGCCGCGTCCGGGTTCACGGGGACGACCTGGCCCGCATTGAACTGCCGGAGGAGGAACGCGGACTGTTCCGGAGCGGGGAGCTTGCCGCTCCCGTAGCGCACCGCCTGCGGGAGCTGGGCTTCCGCTACATCACCCTGGACCTGGAAGGATATTCCAGAGGCAGCATGAACGAACCATCATGA
- the larC gene encoding nickel pincer cofactor biosynthesis protein LarC has product MRALVYDCSAGISGDMNLAALIDLGVDRESLERELSKLHVHGEWKLECRRAQQSGIQGTRIDVLTVEEGHSGHGHAHHHRTMADIRRLIGASGLSDAVKRTALSIFSLLAEAEAQVHGTTPEEVHFHEVGAVDSIIDITGAAICLELLRADAVFTGPVELGSGTVTCQHGTMPVPAPATALLASRFQSTLNGTTHEATTPTGAAYIAALARPVPAPLAGRITGTGYGIGHRQGLPLPNILRVMLVETEEQESSPELLTELCANIDDMTPEQTAYLAEKLMEAGALDAWQESICMKKGRLAVKVCALCLPEQADRVREAFFLHSSTPGIRQHDTCRHILRRESASVCTPHGTVHVKTSFMNGRPHHRKAEFEDCRTLAENTGLPLEQCQLMGLFPTPSHDSSSTDSV; this is encoded by the coding sequence ATGAGAGCCTTGGTCTATGATTGCAGCGCGGGCATCAGCGGAGACATGAATCTGGCCGCCCTGATTGATTTGGGCGTGGACAGGGAAAGCCTGGAACGGGAGCTGTCCAAATTGCACGTGCACGGGGAATGGAAACTGGAATGCCGCCGTGCGCAGCAGTCCGGCATCCAGGGAACGCGGATTGACGTACTGACGGTGGAAGAAGGCCATTCCGGCCACGGCCATGCACACCATCACCGGACCATGGCGGATATCCGCAGGCTTATTGGGGCAAGCGGCCTTTCAGACGCCGTAAAGCGGACGGCCCTTTCCATTTTCTCCCTGCTGGCGGAGGCGGAGGCCCAGGTGCACGGCACCACGCCGGAGGAAGTCCATTTCCATGAAGTGGGAGCGGTGGACTCCATCATTGACATCACGGGGGCCGCCATCTGCCTGGAGCTGCTCCGGGCGGACGCCGTCTTCACTGGACCGGTGGAACTGGGCTCAGGCACCGTGACCTGCCAGCACGGAACGATGCCCGTTCCGGCCCCGGCCACAGCCCTGCTGGCGAGCCGCTTCCAGTCCACCCTGAACGGAACCACCCATGAGGCCACCACTCCCACCGGAGCAGCTTATATTGCCGCCCTGGCGCGGCCTGTCCCGGCCCCGCTGGCGGGCCGCATCACCGGAACCGGCTACGGCATCGGCCACCGCCAGGGGCTCCCCCTGCCTAATATCCTCCGGGTGATGCTGGTGGAAACGGAGGAACAGGAGAGTTCCCCGGAATTGCTGACGGAGCTGTGCGCCAATATAGACGACATGACGCCGGAACAGACCGCCTACCTGGCGGAAAAGCTGATGGAGGCCGGCGCGCTGGACGCCTGGCAGGAGTCCATCTGCATGAAGAAGGGGCGCCTGGCGGTCAAAGTCTGCGCCCTGTGCCTGCCGGAACAGGCGGACCGCGTGAGGGAAGCGTTTTTCCTGCACAGCAGCACGCCGGGGATACGCCAGCATGATACGTGCCGCCACATCCTGCGCCGGGAGAGCGCCTCCGTATGCACTCCCCACGGAACGGTGCATGTAAAAACCTCTTTCATGAACGGACGCCCCCATCACCGGAAGGCGGAATTTGAAGATTGCAGAACCCTGGCGGAAAACACCGGACTGCCGCTGGAACAGTGCCAGTTGATGGGGCTTTTCCCCACCCCCTCCCATGACTCCTCCTCCACAGACTCCGTTTGA
- a CDS encoding superoxide dismutase has translation MNSRGADMNRRRFIALSSLAALGTISQARATGPSIQPQHKMTKKQDPSTVGYADGKYVLPPLPYAYDALEPMLDEKTVRIHHDKHHAAYVAGANAAAEKLREIADGKLDASATTNWVRNLSFNVSGHVLHTIYWTNMTPDPKKEPQGPLVDAIKEKFGSLEAMMKEFKAASQGVEGSGWGILGVDPMSKTLVICGAEKHQNLEIPGLVPILVCDVWEHAYYLKHQNLRADYIEDFCRLINWDDVERRYQEAMAS, from the coding sequence ATGAATTCCCGTGGCGCGGACATGAACAGAAGGCGTTTCATCGCCCTTTCCTCATTGGCGGCGCTGGGAACAATCAGCCAGGCCCGGGCAACAGGGCCGTCTATACAACCACAGCACAAGATGACTAAAAAGCAAGATCCCTCCACGGTCGGCTATGCCGACGGCAAGTACGTGTTACCGCCCCTTCCGTACGCCTACGACGCACTGGAACCCATGCTGGATGAAAAAACCGTGCGCATCCACCATGACAAGCACCATGCGGCCTACGTCGCCGGCGCGAACGCCGCGGCTGAAAAGCTCCGTGAAATCGCGGACGGCAAGCTGGACGCCTCCGCCACTACCAACTGGGTGCGCAACCTGTCCTTCAATGTTTCCGGCCACGTCCTCCACACCATTTACTGGACCAACATGACGCCCGATCCCAAGAAGGAACCGCAGGGCCCCCTGGTGGACGCCATCAAGGAAAAATTCGGTTCCCTGGAAGCCATGATGAAGGAATTCAAGGCCGCCTCCCAGGGCGTGGAAGGTTCCGGCTGGGGCATTCTGGGAGTGGACCCCATGAGCAAGACGCTAGTGATCTGCGGCGCGGAAAAGCACCAGAACCTGGAAATTCCCGGTCTCGTCCCCATCCTCGTCTGCGACGTCTGGGAACACGCCTATTACCTGAAGCACCAGAACCTCCGGGCGGATTATATTGAAGATTTCTGCCGCCTCATCAACTGGGACGACGTGGAACGCCGCTACCAGGAAGCCATGGCGTCCTGA